From the genome of Flavobacterium luteolum, one region includes:
- a CDS encoding YecA family protein gives MAQKIGRNDLCPCGSGKKNKRCHNIDRLADIPASQNRPLQMETYVKEYDSHAVMNEIIGLQLMAENHGKNIRIEEIAVLAVKSLGNGKPGDKAALGKILQREYTAHSMEDPAENLFTENVVFFHGNHIAFPGIAAHAADIFLSFSQVIFNSGTVFPQEFTDVVYQGISLLLELGDKLAHKAGLRGNMEAIRSGGRMEVCGLQTDFSISEQELEELCRKIHVNPKIINQFILDGDASLDADDSSMMPLLFYPITHHNGRYYFTLISNQLNAINEFILRTALKFGCQELFLKSYRQELWRHIRAACAEMQWRETDIKLDVFPDANSPKEAIYSFDYNRLGYVTLDTPLSIPDALVNIGSEMHPPKMDDRLSKAANLILDDQSRQDCQMLSLQLTDSCGRTRMGRFMKPRDREYRLTFNVHDFLNLSKGEDWEKQSLWKFAKALAKFQSKTQTMVGAVELYSLYKHKSSGFYFSDDRMPDFLAVPPGEGSDLIRESKMKQNYHASSFLNNGMLGFLPVVSCGDFAPIYKPISHIGYFIESLESFRSPIWMTSYQVKDYAMAGIVRLYTHALSFWLDQMKPGLESVLDPLLELPIEIKLELDPVLFSSMTSKELSEVPKQEYGASFADNVLTFSIPGSSMLSFTGADNEGERELMRHTLKSFRLLGAALEDSTIEEILNKFVPLGQAKMMLFFDTQENLMIDRRWLMMPLLLSDAEMEMLLDQLPVWISERMEIPERIASREDKKQLFNVGTIVLIEKLKEEISRYENSALLKLLLNLHESIVQKREYEKTIIPAQLICFGNKQGKLDAIREDGRMLVRTSVSLRNLIEFVAAQPVKGLFIPSLDDVDRLLALMNEITSFGMMSDAIHFNMDDPEVGILPSGRIGFVSNLFSEKMEPFSLANAKADIDSKLEDFEGRFSIYQPADAGEIPVEVQEYINRHDAAFLADWEVSWSSLNKITYYASNFCIEKESSVITMRESDFIERLVNDAAIPYAEALAGIEKLVLSPRDSFLKATDGYSSNEVFPWKYNREFSLTRRPFVRHFNDAGDTMLSWGFRSAAAARYQFDFLLRGARLTNGGEQITKLISEYADQRGTEFRNVIHDWAAQQEGFEVIEYEVTIKPGGTLNAQKSYGDVDVFAFHRPSGTVFSLECKNTSQAKNIHEMKTEMDRYLGRDGKKGMVHKHLERHEWLNANLGQVQKLVKFEGELIVKSFMISSQVVPTPYIRAGELPMPIVAFPDLKREGVSLLF, from the coding sequence ATGGCGCAAAAAATTGGAAGAAATGATCTTTGTCCCTGTGGATCCGGGAAAAAAAATAAAAGATGCCACAATATTGACAGACTGGCGGATATTCCCGCCTCTCAAAATAGGCCATTACAAATGGAAACCTATGTAAAGGAATATGACTCACATGCAGTTATGAACGAGATTATAGGTTTGCAGCTTATGGCTGAAAATCACGGAAAAAATATACGTATTGAAGAAATAGCAGTGCTGGCGGTCAAAAGCCTAGGCAACGGCAAACCGGGAGACAAAGCAGCACTTGGAAAAATATTGCAGAGGGAATATACGGCCCACTCAATGGAAGATCCTGCTGAGAACCTTTTTACCGAAAATGTCGTATTTTTCCATGGGAACCATATAGCATTTCCAGGGATTGCAGCACATGCTGCTGACATCTTCCTTAGTTTCAGCCAGGTCATTTTTAACTCAGGAACTGTGTTCCCCCAGGAATTCACCGATGTGGTCTATCAGGGAATCAGTCTACTACTGGAGCTGGGAGACAAGCTAGCACATAAGGCAGGCCTAAGGGGAAACATGGAAGCTATTAGATCAGGAGGCAGAATGGAGGTTTGTGGTCTTCAGACCGATTTTTCTATTTCTGAGCAGGAACTGGAGGAACTTTGCCGTAAGATCCATGTTAATCCCAAAATTATAAATCAGTTTATTTTGGACGGTGATGCCTCTTTGGACGCAGATGACTCGTCAATGATGCCGCTGCTTTTTTATCCCATAACCCATCATAACGGACGCTATTATTTTACCCTCATATCAAATCAGCTTAATGCCATAAATGAATTTATACTTAGAACAGCCTTAAAGTTTGGATGTCAGGAACTTTTTTTAAAGTCATATCGCCAAGAGCTTTGGAGGCATATCCGCGCTGCGTGTGCAGAGATGCAATGGAGAGAAACAGACATAAAATTGGACGTTTTCCCTGATGCCAATTCTCCTAAAGAAGCAATTTACTCATTTGATTACAACAGGCTAGGATATGTGACTCTCGATACTCCACTGAGCATTCCAGACGCCTTGGTAAATATTGGATCTGAAATGCATCCGCCAAAAATGGATGATAGACTGAGCAAGGCAGCAAATTTGATTTTAGATGATCAAAGCAGACAGGACTGCCAAATGCTTTCCCTACAGCTTACAGATTCCTGCGGGCGCACCAGAATGGGAAGATTTATGAAGCCGCGGGATAGGGAATACAGGCTGACGTTCAATGTTCATGATTTTCTAAATCTTTCGAAAGGCGAAGACTGGGAAAAGCAAAGTTTATGGAAGTTTGCAAAAGCATTGGCTAAATTTCAGAGCAAAACACAAACTATGGTGGGTGCGGTAGAATTGTACAGCCTCTATAAGCATAAAAGCTCAGGATTTTATTTTTCGGATGATAGAATGCCGGACTTTCTTGCTGTGCCTCCTGGCGAGGGAAGCGATCTTATAAGGGAATCCAAAATGAAACAGAATTATCATGCGTCTTCTTTCTTGAATAATGGAATGCTGGGATTTTTACCTGTGGTATCTTGCGGGGATTTTGCTCCGATTTACAAGCCAATCAGTCATATAGGGTATTTTATTGAGTCATTGGAAAGTTTCCGTTCCCCTATCTGGATGACCAGCTATCAGGTTAAGGATTATGCTATGGCAGGTATTGTGCGACTTTATACCCACGCCTTGTCATTCTGGCTGGACCAGATGAAGCCGGGACTTGAATCCGTTTTAGATCCGCTTTTGGAGCTGCCCATTGAAATAAAGCTAGAACTTGACCCGGTCTTATTCAGTTCAATGACCTCCAAAGAGCTTTCGGAAGTTCCAAAACAGGAGTACGGGGCATCCTTCGCAGATAATGTGCTTACCTTCAGCATTCCGGGATCGTCGATGCTCTCCTTTACAGGCGCGGATAATGAAGGCGAGCGGGAACTCATGCGTCATACATTAAAAAGTTTCCGTCTTTTGGGAGCTGCGCTTGAAGATTCCACAATAGAGGAAATTCTTAATAAGTTTGTGCCTTTGGGCCAGGCTAAGATGATGCTTTTTTTTGATACCCAGGAGAATCTTATGATTGATAGGAGATGGCTCATGATGCCACTGCTTTTATCTGATGCGGAAATGGAAATGCTTTTGGACCAGCTTCCTGTTTGGATATCAGAGCGTATGGAAATACCGGAGCGAATTGCCTCCCGTGAGGATAAAAAACAGCTCTTCAACGTAGGCACTATAGTTCTTATTGAAAAACTGAAGGAAGAAATTTCAAGGTATGAAAATTCGGCACTGCTTAAGCTGCTGCTGAACCTTCATGAGTCTATCGTGCAAAAGAGGGAGTATGAAAAAACAATAATCCCTGCCCAGCTAATCTGCTTTGGAAATAAGCAGGGCAAGCTGGATGCAATACGTGAGGATGGACGGATGCTGGTGCGAACGTCGGTATCGCTTCGCAATCTAATAGAGTTCGTTGCTGCACAGCCTGTAAAAGGACTATTCATTCCTTCTCTGGACGACGTGGACAGACTCCTTGCGCTCATGAACGAGATAACCTCTTTTGGTATGATGAGCGATGCTATTCATTTTAATATGGATGATCCTGAGGTAGGCATCCTGCCTTCAGGCAGAATTGGATTTGTTTCAAATCTTTTTTCTGAAAAGATGGAGCCTTTCAGTTTGGCGAATGCCAAAGCTGACATCGACAGCAAATTGGAAGATTTTGAAGGGCGGTTTTCTATTTACCAGCCTGCAGATGCAGGTGAAATACCAGTAGAAGTTCAGGAATATATAAATAGACATGATGCAGCGTTCCTAGCAGATTGGGAGGTAAGCTGGAGCAGCCTGAATAAAATTACATATTATGCATCAAACTTTTGCATCGAAAAGGAATCTTCCGTAATCACTATGCGTGAATCGGATTTTATTGAACGACTTGTAAATGATGCGGCTATTCCTTATGCTGAGGCACTGGCAGGAATCGAAAAACTTGTGCTATCTCCTCGCGATTCCTTTTTAAAAGCTACTGACGGCTATTCCAGTAATGAGGTGTTTCCCTGGAAGTACAACAGGGAATTCAGCCTGACCAGAAGGCCTTTTGTAAGGCATTTTAATGACGCCGGTGACACTATGCTGTCATGGGGTTTTAGAAGCGCTGCCGCTGCAAGGTACCAGTTTGACTTTCTATTGCGAGGCGCGAGGCTGACGAATGGAGGAGAGCAAATTACAAAGCTTATTAGTGAATATGCCGATCAAAGAGGGACTGAATTCAGAAATGTTATACATGACTGGGCGGCACAGCAGGAAGGTTTTGAGGTTATTGAGTACGAAGTTACTATAAAACCGGGGGGGACGCTTAATGCCCAGAAATCTTATGGAGATGTGGATGTTTTTGCGTTTCACAGACCTTCGGGAACAGTTTTCAGTCTGGAATGCAAGAATACAAGTCAGGCTAAAAACATTCATGAGATGAAAACCGAAATGGACCGTTATCTTGGAAGAGACGGCAAAAAAGGGATGGTACACAAACATTTGGAACGTCACGAGTGGCTTAATGCAAACTTGGGGCAGGTTCAGAAACTTGTAAAGTTTGAGGGCGAACTCATTGTAAAGTCATTTATGATCTCTTCCCAAGTAGTACCTACTCCTTATATCCGCGCAGGAGAACTTCCAATGCCAATTGTGGCATTTCCCGATTTAAAGCGGGAAGGTGTTAGCCTTTTGTTTTGA
- a CDS encoding AlbA family DNA-binding domain-containing protein: MQKVIEIIKYESESHKVDFKKTEYILGKDAKRNEILKDFSAFANHLSDDEKYIIIGIKENQDKTKTIFGVENPTDEAQYRQFINENIEPAINFEYHHLTFKGKTISFFRLYANCNRPYLFKKEMKNPINDKTEFKYGDGFIKVGTSTNKIGRKELDDIIQSKKKYINRKEDIDIIPNAGKPSSAEMDRWDVNYIDLKLINKSNRSIDLDVEIFIKKSDQYTIILEEHFLRKIKKVENSQKPKNYLSPINYSDTFVLGNLNINAKENQTEFIVQLNQLKNKFAINLKQNSACEDIFDQSIIVFGNKAEIIEAKVIIRSDDFTDGAFSKIISFKM; this comes from the coding sequence GTGCAAAAAGTTATCGAAATAATTAAATATGAAAGCGAAAGCCACAAAGTAGATTTCAAAAAAACAGAATATATTTTAGGGAAAGATGCTAAAAGGAATGAAATTCTCAAAGACTTTTCCGCATTTGCAAATCACTTGTCAGATGATGAAAAGTATATCATAATTGGTATAAAAGAAAATCAGGACAAAACAAAAACTATTTTTGGAGTTGAAAATCCAACTGATGAAGCGCAATATCGTCAGTTTATAAATGAAAACATTGAACCTGCAATAAATTTCGAATACCATCATCTCACTTTCAAGGGCAAAACCATTTCCTTTTTTAGGCTATATGCTAACTGTAACCGGCCATATTTGTTTAAAAAAGAAATGAAAAATCCAATTAATGACAAAACCGAATTTAAATATGGAGACGGATTTATCAAAGTCGGAACTTCGACAAACAAAATAGGAAGAAAAGAATTAGATGATATAATCCAGAGTAAGAAGAAATATATAAATCGCAAAGAAGACATCGATATCATTCCAAATGCCGGGAAACCTTCAAGCGCGGAAATGGATAGATGGGATGTAAATTATATTGATTTAAAATTGATCAATAAATCAAACAGATCAATCGATTTGGATGTTGAAATATTCATTAAAAAATCAGATCAATACACAATTATATTAGAAGAACATTTTTTGCGGAAAATAAAAAAAGTGGAAAATTCCCAAAAACCAAAAAACTATCTTTCGCCGATTAACTATTCTGACACTTTTGTTTTAGGCAACCTTAATATTAATGCAAAAGAGAATCAAACCGAATTTATTGTTCAGCTCAATCAATTAAAAAATAAGTTTGCTATCAATCTAAAACAAAATTCTGCTTGTGAGGATATTTTCGATCAATCGATTATTGTA
- a CDS encoding phage exclusion protein Lit family protein translates to MTYIPKGFLPINILESDIIGWMENHSTEYFAFVNFLVANHGLNRGIVYHINDRPILYEAYDPINYKMKLIAQTPRVIKDSFGTKTIELHEVFLGYLWSISYAMWVIYDYAIITPTHSNTYNGAADFSAEPQKSARELFLYGLSLIKEYKPWPSALPSPTNITPETKEYIEKTNGIFLNAISFILAHELAHVSHRHLDNFLPYIPANYPAIKEREKDADQTATNILKKSINGNNTESMVVLGSIIATASLLYFGKAIQSPTHPDKDDRMKTVLENYNLNELSHMWGIASLTLQFFNQKEKFGFSFSQPENYKDLFYKFLEEFKQLKNI, encoded by the coding sequence ATGACATATATTCCAAAAGGGTTTCTACCAATAAATATTCTTGAAAGCGATATTATCGGCTGGATGGAAAATCACTCAACTGAGTATTTTGCATTTGTAAATTTTTTGGTGGCCAACCACGGTTTAAACAGAGGTATTGTATACCACATAAACGACAGGCCAATACTCTATGAGGCGTACGATCCCATCAATTATAAAATGAAATTAATTGCACAAACACCTCGTGTTATTAAGGACAGTTTTGGAACTAAGACCATTGAACTGCATGAAGTTTTTTTAGGTTATTTATGGAGCATATCATATGCCATGTGGGTTATTTATGACTATGCAATCATTACTCCCACACATTCAAACACATACAATGGAGCTGCAGATTTTTCAGCCGAACCGCAAAAAAGTGCAAGAGAATTGTTCCTTTATGGACTATCACTGATAAAAGAATATAAACCATGGCCTTCTGCTCTTCCCAGTCCGACAAATATAACTCCTGAAACAAAAGAATACATTGAGAAGACCAATGGCATATTTTTAAACGCAATCAGTTTTATATTAGCCCATGAATTGGCTCACGTGAGCCATAGACATCTTGACAATTTCTTGCCATATATTCCTGCTAATTATCCAGCAATCAAAGAAAGAGAGAAAGATGCCGACCAAACAGCCACAAACATTTTGAAAAAAAGCATCAATGGAAACAACACTGAATCCATGGTGGTTTTGGGTTCAATTATTGCGACAGCTTCATTACTGTATTTTGGCAAGGCAATTCAAAGCCCGACCCATCCAGATAAAGACGACAGAATGAAAACGGTTCTTGAAAATTACAATCTTAACGAATTAAGCCACATGTGGGGCATTGCCTCTTTGACTCTGCAGTTTTTCAATCAAAAAGAAAAATTCGGTTTTTCATTTTCACAACCTGAAAATTACAAAGACTTATTTTATAAATTCCTAGAAGAGTTTAAGCAACTGAAAAATATTTAA
- a CDS encoding AAA family ATPase yields MSFRLLGIRPLDGCEDIFLKNLEPFRVYPLYNDYEFVFENSKDIDSSVTAIKHLSGSVPDHFYDVGPLQISISAVVGKNGSGKSSLMELFFWSINNFATNFLFNSHDAGTPDKSITANLIYVEGVHTEFYFSVPNYEFNAKDSQSLKDGENLGTALDYYKVRTGGMKGEEGNFEAFKMINGSFVLCDKNSFGLRDLFYNEVVNYSHYAYNSKEVGRWLDRLFHKNDSYQTPLVLNPMRTDGNFDINTENDLLRQRLLTNLLRPSVQGAADFRKFGDNLEAHHLSLKLKPEKTYFEYGYDKRKDRPYKIELQIFDILGLTDKVPEFLLRIYSGGTKIELNKERPYFNEVRSYILYKIISISEKYTEYKHYFNFFRQVHGLCKTEKDGTISSPSKSKLRLAGEFPYKLLEDLIGDNSHITFKLKQSLNYLLIDSINYPIEKAINIEDLSKKISEAGSEKRLIELVTPPIFKIDIILRSTKGKQTKDIILERLSSGEKQLIYSVSSILYHLFNLDSVSDNKVQYKHINLVLEEIELYFHPEYQKQYIDFLRKSIGRLGLEMIKAINIILVTHSPFILSDIPKNNILYIDVDDDSGFSTRLDPFKKKSFGANISDLLADSFFIKDGLVGNFAKEKINLVLSWLQKEARQSVKTEFLFEETQIEFPQFESRVKEQEYYTKIIELIDEPLVKQKLKSMYLEFVKDDRKANKLEIERLKRVIVELEQKHNA; encoded by the coding sequence ATGAGTTTTAGATTATTAGGCATCAGGCCACTTGATGGCTGCGAAGATATTTTTTTAAAAAATTTGGAACCTTTTAGAGTTTATCCGCTCTATAATGATTATGAATTTGTTTTTGAAAACAGCAAAGACATTGACAGCTCTGTAACAGCGATTAAGCATCTTTCAGGGTCGGTACCAGACCATTTTTATGATGTAGGGCCTCTTCAGATAAGCATTTCTGCGGTTGTTGGAAAAAACGGCAGTGGAAAAAGCAGCCTCATGGAGCTTTTTTTCTGGTCAATAAACAATTTTGCAACTAATTTCCTTTTCAATTCCCACGACGCAGGAACTCCTGATAAAAGTATCACTGCAAATTTGATATATGTAGAAGGTGTTCATACGGAGTTTTACTTTTCTGTTCCCAATTATGAATTCAATGCAAAAGACAGCCAAAGTTTAAAAGATGGCGAAAATTTGGGGACTGCTTTAGATTATTATAAGGTTCGTACCGGTGGTATGAAGGGTGAGGAGGGGAATTTTGAAGCTTTCAAAATGATAAATGGCTCTTTTGTATTGTGTGATAAAAATTCTTTTGGGCTGCGGGACTTATTTTATAATGAAGTTGTAAATTATTCTCATTATGCATATAACAGTAAGGAAGTAGGGCGCTGGCTCGATAGACTTTTCCATAAAAATGATTCCTATCAGACACCTTTGGTATTGAATCCAATGCGTACTGATGGAAATTTTGATATTAATACTGAAAACGATCTGCTTCGCCAGCGTCTTCTTACCAACCTGCTTCGCCCGTCGGTTCAGGGAGCAGCTGATTTCCGCAAGTTTGGAGATAATCTTGAAGCGCATCATCTTTCTTTAAAGCTGAAACCTGAAAAGACATATTTCGAATATGGATATGACAAAAGAAAAGATAGGCCTTATAAAATTGAACTTCAAATTTTTGATATCCTTGGGCTGACTGACAAGGTGCCAGAGTTTCTTCTCCGTATCTACAGCGGAGGTACAAAAATAGAGCTTAACAAAGAAAGGCCTTACTTTAATGAGGTACGCAGTTATATACTCTATAAAATAATCAGCATATCGGAGAAATATACAGAGTACAAACACTATTTTAACTTTTTCAGGCAGGTTCATGGACTTTGCAAAACAGAGAAAGACGGAACCATCTCTAGCCCTTCTAAAAGTAAGTTAAGGCTGGCAGGAGAATTCCCTTATAAATTGCTGGAAGACCTAATCGGGGACAATAGCCACATCACTTTTAAATTAAAGCAGAGCCTAAATTACCTTTTAATTGATTCAATAAATTATCCAATAGAAAAAGCAATTAATATTGAAGATCTTTCAAAGAAGATTTCAGAGGCAGGATCCGAAAAAAGGCTAATTGAATTAGTTACGCCGCCTATATTTAAAATTGATATTATACTTCGTTCAACTAAAGGGAAACAGACAAAGGATATCATACTGGAGCGATTGAGCTCAGGAGAAAAGCAGCTTATCTATTCTGTTAGTTCGATACTGTACCATCTATTCAACCTTGATTCGGTTTCAGATAATAAAGTCCAGTACAAACATATTAATCTGGTACTTGAAGAAATAGAATTATATTTTCATCCAGAATACCAGAAACAATATATCGATTTTTTAAGAAAAAGTATTGGAAGGCTTGGATTGGAAATGATCAAGGCCATAAATATTATTTTAGTGACCCATTCTCCTTTTATTCTTTCTGATATTCCTAAAAACAATATTCTCTATATTGATGTAGATGATGATAGTGGTTTCTCTACAAGGCTTGATCCCTTTAAAAAGAAATCCTTCGGGGCTAATATATCGGATCTTTTAGCAGACAGCTTTTTTATAAAGGATGGCTTGGTTGGTAATTTTGCCAAGGAAAAAATTAATCTGGTTCTAAGCTGGCTTCAAAAGGAGGCCCGACAGTCAGTAAAAACCGAGTTTTTATTTGAAGAGACACAAATAGAATTTCCTCAATTCGAGTCCAGAGTAAAAGAGCAGGAGTATTATACAAAAATTATTGAGCTTATTGATGAGCCATTGGTGAAGCAGAAACTCAAATCAATGTATCTTGAATTTGTAAAAGACGATAGGAAGGCCAATAAACTCGAAATAGAGAGACTTAAAAGAGTTATAGTTGAATTAGAACAGAAACACAATGCTTAG